DNA from Leptotrichia trevisanii DSM 22070:
AGAGTCATTGTTAAATTGAAATTGAAAAACAGGCTGCAAGTTATCATTACAACAGAAGCAGTTGTGTTTGTCTTTAGAGACATCGATACCGATATAGAACATAAGAATACCACCTTTCAAAAAGAAAATATTGATACTGTAAAACCACAAACTCTTTGCGAATGTAACCTCGTTCTATATAAACCGTCAAGCGGTATCTAACTAATTAACAATTTAACAAAGAGACTGTGGCTAGAGCCTTTTTAAAACCATCAAGTGGTAGGAGGAGATTAACTAATCCACAGTATCTTAATAATAGTATATTACAAAATCCTTGAAGAGGGATGTAAAAAACTACAAATATATTATACGAGGAGGAGATTAACTAGTCCACAGTATCTTAATAATAGTATATTACAAAATCCTTGAAGAGGGATGTAAAAAACTACAAATATATTATACGAGGAGAGATTTTTTAATACGCATTCACCATATAAACTAAAAATGGAAAAAGATATTTTATGGATTTATGATTATGAAAATAATTGGTATATATTGCCACTACTGGATTTTGATACATTAGAACGAAAAGTTATAGATGGAGAAGTTGTGACGTATACAATTACTTCTGTACAAGTGTATCATGAAAAACATTGTCCAGATGGAAAGTTGTATTTTCAAAAATCAGAGATAAAAAATTATGGGATAAGCGATGCGATTCATTTGGGATTTGGTGAGTGGGTTGTTAATGAATATCAAAAGTTGATTGAAAGCTATAAAACTAAAATTTAATTTTCTAAATTAAATGAAGTGGAAAAAGACCATTCTTGTTGAGGAATTGAAAAATTATAATTTTTAAGTTTGATTTCAAAAGTGAAAAGGAGAGATTTTTTATGAAAAAAGTAATGATTTTGGTTACAAGTTTGATGGTTGTAATTAGCAGTTTTGCTGGTTATACGAGTGATATGATTAATAGAATGGAAATTAAAGAGAAAAGTGTAGAGAAATTATTTGACGGAAGTAATGTTGAAATTAAAGAAGGATCTTCAATGATTTTAGAGAGCTGGGATGATGAGTTAAATAAGGTTTACAAATTGTTAATGTCAAAATTGTCAAAAAAAGAACAAGTAAAACTTAGAAATGAAGAAAGAGCGTGGATAAAAAAAAGAGATAAAGTGGCAAAAGAAGTGGCAGATGAATTTTGTGGAACTGTAAATGGAAAAAAACTTTGTGGAACAGCTTATGGTTTGGAATACACACAATCATTGATTAACTCGACTAAAGGCAGAGCGATTGAATTATCTAAAAGATATGAAAAATTGAAATAAGTTTGGATAAGAAAATTTAGATATACTGAAATTTTTATTCAGATTAATTAGTTAAAATATAAAAAATATAATTCTTAAAGTTTACTTTTATATTACTTTTATTGTTTGTAAAAAAGGAGTTTTATGAAAAAAATATTGATTTTATTTTTGGTTATTTTTTCGTTAAGTTTTTCATTTGAATTAAAAAAAGTAAACTTTGAAATTACAAAAAATAAGAGTTTAAAATTATCAGAAGAGGAAATGAAAAATCAAAGTGAAAAAGTTGTTGAAGTTTTTAATAAAGAAATTTCAGATAGGATAGAAAGTAAAAATAAGGGTATTGGATATTCGGAAAATGCTAATTTGGAAACAGGTGAAAAAAATTTTAAAGTGAATGTACCTAATGTTTTGATGAATAACAAAGTTTATGAAAAAACAATTTATGAAATTGAAAAAATTAATTTTATTTCAAAAAACAAAGTAGAGATAATTTATACTGAAAAATCTCCGAATATTTTTGAAATTATGTTCTCTGAAGAATTTAACAAAAAACTTGAAGATAAAGTTTCAAAAGAATTGGGATATAAATTGGATAAGGAAAAAATTCAAAAATTGTCCAATGAAGAAAGACTGAAAGCAAATGTAATAATTTTGTCTGAATCTCAAAATGAAATGCTAAAAAGATTGGATAATAACGAATTTGAATACGAAACGGAAAAGAGAAAAATGATTTTGGAAAAAAATCAGAAAGAATGGGAATATAAAGACGAAGAAACATTAGAAAGTGATGGTTTTGATATTTTTGATTCTATATTTGAAAATTTTGGAAAATAATTTGAATAAATGAGGATGAGGTATGAGTAAATGAAGAAGATATTAATGTTATTTTTACTAACAGCAAGTCTTGGATTTTCTGCAAATTATAAGGTGGAAGTTAAACCGAATGTGAAAATTCGGAAATCAGAAATTGAGAAAAATAATATAGAAATAGAGAAAAAATTTTTTGAAAATACAAAAGAAGATATTTCTATTGGAATAAAAGAAATTGACAAGCAAATAGAGAGTCAAAAAGATGAATTGGGAGCAAGATTTTTTGGTGAAATTTTAAAAGAATACATGAAAAGTATGGAGTATAGGATTAAAAAGATTGATTACACTTCAAGTTCAAGTGCAAATTTAACATTTACCGTAAAAGCACCCAAATTAAATTTTAATTCTCTTTTGGGAAATGAAGATCAAAAAAGAATAAATAAAATATTTGAGCAAAAAACGGGAAAATCAATGGAATATTTGCCTAGTGTTTCACGAAATGAGTTTGAAAAGAAATGGATGCCAATATTGATAGACATAGTATCAAAAACAGTTTCAGATAAAATTAAAGATATAAAAGAATTTGAAGAAAAAGAAGGAATTGTTGAAATAAAGAAAATTAATGGAAAATGGAATTTTTTACAGAAAAGGAATTAAAAAAATGAGTAAAATAATTGATACGCATACACACATTTATGATGAGCAGTTTGAAAATGACTTTGATGATGTGTTGAAGAGGATTGAAGATGAGCTGGAGGGGATTGTAAGCATTGGGTTTGATTTGGAAAGTTCGATAAAAAGCATTGAACTTGCGAATAGATATTCGTTTGTGAATGCGGTGATTGGGGTTCATCCTGTGGATATAAAAAAATATAATGATGAAGTGGAAAAAGAACTGGAAAGATTGGCATTGACTGAGAAAAAGGTTGTTGCGATTGGGGAAATCGGACTGGATTATCACTGGATGGAAGATCCGAAGGATGTTCAGATTGCTGGATTTAGAAAACAGATGGAGCTTGCCCAAAGGGTAAAAAAGCCAGTTGTTATTCATACGAGAGAGGCTTTGCAAGATACTCTTGATGTTTTGAGGGATTATAAAAATGTTGGGGGAATTTTGCATTGTTATCCAGGTTCTTTAGAAGCAGCAAAACCGTTTTTAGATAGGTATTACTTAGGAATCGGTGGTACTTTGACGTTTAAAAATAATAAAAAGACAAAGGAACTTGTGAAGGAATTGCCTTTGGAAAAAATTGTTCTGGAAACGGATTGTCCGTATTTGACACCTGTGCCTTTTCGAGGGAAACGGAATGAGCCAGTTTATACAAAATATGTAGCGGAAGAAGTAGCTAGAATTAAGGAAATTTCAGTAGAGCAAGTTATTAAAGTAACTACTGAAAATGCTAAGAAAATTTATGGAATGCAATAGAATTTAAAAATTAAATGTAGGAGATAAAATGTGTATTGAAAAAGAAAATAAAGATTTTAAAAATCCAATAGAATATAAATTAGAAAAAAAAGATGGGAATGCACGTGCTGGAGTTATAAAAACACCACATGGAGAGATAAAAACCCCAGTATTTATGCCAGTTGGTACGCAGGCGACTGTAAAGGCTATGACTAGGGAAGAGCTGGAAGAGATTAATTCTCAAATTATTTTAGGAAACACGTATCATTTATACTTGCGTCCTGGAGATGATTTGGTAAATGATTTTGGCGGGCTTCACAAATTTATGAGATGGGATAAGCCAATACTTACTGATAGTGGTGGATTTCAAGTGTTTAGTCTTGGAGATTTGAGAAAGATAAAGGAGGAAGGAGTTCATTTTCGTTCGCATATAGATGGCTCAAAGCATTTTTTATCGCCTGAAAAATCTATTTCTATTCAAAATAATCTGGGAAGTGATATTATGATGGTGCTGGATGAATGCCCGCCAGGACTGTCAACACGTGAATATTTGATTCCGTCCATTGAAAGAACTACGAGATGGGCTAAGCGTTGTATCGAAGCAAATAGAAATAAGGATAAGCAAGGGCTTTTTGCAATTGTGCAAGGTGGAATTTATGAAGATTTACGAGATAAAAGTTTTGAAGAGCTGTATGAGTATGATTATGGGTTTGCTGGATATGCTTTAGGAGGGCTTGCAGTAGGAGAGCCACGTGAGGATATGTATAGAATTTTAAAATATAGCACACCAAAACTGCCTGAAAATAAGCCACGTTATTTAATGGGAGTGGGAGAGCCTGCGGATATGCTTGAGGCTGTGGAACATGGAATTGATATGATGGACTGTGTTCAGCCGACAAGAATTGGTAGACATGGTACTGTCTTTACAAAATATGGACGTCTTGTTATAAAAAATGCGAGCTATTCACGAGATGACAGGCCTCTTGATGAAGGTTGTGACTGTTATGCCTGCAAACATTATACAAGAGCATATATAAGACATTTATTCAAGGCAGGAGAAATTTTGGGACAGAGGCTTGCAACATATCATAATTTGCATTTTTTGCTAAAACTTATGGATAATGCACGTGAGGCAATTATTGATGGAAGGTTTAAGGAATATAAGGAAGAAGTGCTGAAAAACTATGCTATGGGGAAAGAAAGTGAATGGATAAAGCCAAAATCGATATAAAAATTAGAAAATAAAATAAAAAGAAATAAAAAAGTGCTATTTATTTCATAACGGATATTTTTTCATTCCAGATAAAAAATATAAGTTACAAGTAAATAGCACAAACATGAAATTACTACATTTCTTTAAATGTCAATGTTTTTCCATCATCTGTCATAAAAATCAAACGATTATTATCTAATTTAATCTTTTTTGAATTTTGCAAAATATTCAAATACTGGCTTTCAAGTTTCATAAAGTTATCTGGTCCTGCCATTTTTGTAGAGCCGATAGGTCCAACCATAATATTATCTGATGTCATTATATAATTTGAAAAATAGTTGTTTACTCCTGAATCGCCGTGTATTCTGTCTTCTGAAAAATTAAGAGTAATTCTTATTTCATTTGTTGTCAATATTTTTCTCATTTTTGTGTCAGAAATATCAACAAGTTTCCAGCTAGTATTCAATAATTTTTTTTTCAATTTTAAAAGAGAAAGTGAGTCCTTGTCTTTCTGATTAACTGTATTTGGATTTTTAAAAGTCCAAATATCTCCATCCTTGTTAGTTAGAGTTAAAGTATCCTTGCTGTACTTAATCATAGGGTTGGATTGCAGAATATCAAAGAAATCCTGTTCGAGATTCATTAGATCTTGAGAACCTCCCATCAAAGTTGAAGTTACTGTGGCAGAAAGAGTGGAATTTCTGTTAATTTTATAATTTCCTGAATACCCGTTAATTCCACCAGATCCATTAATCTTATTTTTTGAAAAATTAATCGTAACATTTGTGTTTTCTGAAATATAAGAATTCCGTCTATTTTTCTTAATTTGAGTTAATTTCCATGAAGTTCCATTTAAATTTGAAAGAGGAAGTGAATCCTTGTCTTTCTGATTAACTGTATTTGGATTTTTAAAAGTCCAAATATCTCCATTCCTGTTAGTTAGAGTTAAAGTATCCTTGCTGTACTTAATTATAGGGTTGGATTGTAGAATATCAAAGAAATCCTGTTCGAGGTTCATTAAATCTAAAGAACCTCCCATCAAAGTTGAAGTTACTGTGGCAGAAAGAGTGGAATTTCTGTTAATTTTATAACTTCCTGAATATCCGTTAATTCCACCAGATCCATTAATCTTATTTTTTGAAAAATTAATCGTAATATTTGTGTTTTCTGAAATACGGGAATTTCGTCCATTTTTCCTGATTTCTGTCAATTTCCACGAAGTTCCATTCAAATTAGTGCTTACAGCGACTCTTTTTTTCACAGCCGCATTCAAAAAAACGCAACACAAAAGAAGCATTGTAAAAATTCCAACTAAAAAAAATCTTTTTTTCATTTTAAAAACCTCTTTTCATTATTTTTTATCTTTTCTCCTCTGTTAATTAAATAGTATCATATATTTATTAAAGAATTATGAGAATTTTTAAAATTATTTAGTTTTTATTTTTTTTCTAAAGTATTCTTGTTCAGTTTGAAATTTCTTCAGTTATTTCATGTGTTTTTGTCATTTTTATCATCCTGCTACAGTCTGTTGAAATTAGTATAATTATGGAATAAAAAAGAAACCGCCACGAAAATAATTTGAAAGTGTAAAAAGCATAACAAATATTTCGCTCACGACAACTCTAAAACTTATCCATTCCAAATCAACCAGCTGTGGAAAACATTTTGCAAAAAGCTGAAAATAGTTAAATTCATTATGATATTCCTTATAAAGCATATTTGTGACATCAAAAGTATTTATTATATAAATTATTGAAAATGTAACGATAAATAATGAAAAGGCATCAAAAAAAGAGAAATCATCAGCTTCAAATCTATTGAATCCATTTATTTTGTTTGAAAAAAACATATATCCAATATAGGATGTAATTGGGATGGAAATACTGAAAATCAGGGAAATAAAATTTTTATTAAAATAAAATGCGATGTAATATATGACAATTCCTATTAACGAAAATAGAATTGCACCTAACAATCCAAATAGGATTTGTTTAAATTTATAATTAAAATTCTGTATAAGTTTGTTCATCGAATATAGTATATTCCTTTCAAAAATTTTATTGTCATGGAAAAACCTTCAGGTTGTAGTTTCCTGCAGATTTTTAGAGGTATAAAATGGAAATTTGTCATCTATTTGTTAAAGATCAGATACAATCTTGAGTCGGTAAACCTCAAAAAAATATTATAACATAAAAAAATACCCCAATCAATAATAGATAAGAGTATTTTTTCACCTATTTAGTTTGATATGGATCAATTCCATTATTTTACTAAATATAACACAAATTTTTCATTTTTTTAATCA
Protein-coding regions in this window:
- the tgt gene encoding tRNA guanosine(34) transglycosylase Tgt, yielding MCIEKENKDFKNPIEYKLEKKDGNARAGVIKTPHGEIKTPVFMPVGTQATVKAMTREELEEINSQIILGNTYHLYLRPGDDLVNDFGGLHKFMRWDKPILTDSGGFQVFSLGDLRKIKEEGVHFRSHIDGSKHFLSPEKSISIQNNLGSDIMMVLDECPPGLSTREYLIPSIERTTRWAKRCIEANRNKDKQGLFAIVQGGIYEDLRDKSFEELYEYDYGFAGYALGGLAVGEPREDMYRILKYSTPKLPENKPRYLMGVGEPADMLEAVEHGIDMMDCVQPTRIGRHGTVFTKYGRLVIKNASYSRDDRPLDEGCDCYACKHYTRAYIRHLFKAGEILGQRLATYHNLHFLLKLMDNAREAIIDGRFKEYKEEVLKNYAMGKESEWIKPKSI
- a CDS encoding META domain-containing protein, whose translation is MKKRFFLVGIFTMLLLCCVFLNAAVKKRVAVSTNLNGTSWKLTEIRKNGRNSRISENTNITINFSKNKINGSGGINGYSGSYKINRNSTLSATVTSTLMGGSLDLMNLEQDFFDILQSNPIIKYSKDTLTLTNRNGDIWTFKNPNTVNQKDKDSLPLSNLNGTSWKLTQIKKNRRNSYISENTNVTINFSKNKINGSGGINGYSGNYKINRNSTLSATVTSTLMGGSQDLMNLEQDFFDILQSNPMIKYSKDTLTLTNKDGDIWTFKNPNTVNQKDKDSLSLLKLKKKLLNTSWKLVDISDTKMRKILTTNEIRITLNFSEDRIHGDSGVNNYFSNYIMTSDNIMVGPIGSTKMAGPDNFMKLESQYLNILQNSKKIKLDNNRLIFMTDDGKTLTFKEM
- a CDS encoding TatD family hydrolase, whose translation is MSKIIDTHTHIYDEQFENDFDDVLKRIEDELEGIVSIGFDLESSIKSIELANRYSFVNAVIGVHPVDIKKYNDEVEKELERLALTEKKVVAIGEIGLDYHWMEDPKDVQIAGFRKQMELAQRVKKPVVIHTREALQDTLDVLRDYKNVGGILHCYPGSLEAAKPFLDRYYLGIGGTLTFKNNKKTKELVKELPLEKIVLETDCPYLTPVPFRGKRNEPVYTKYVAEEVARIKEISVEQVIKVTTENAKKIYGMQ
- a CDS encoding lysozyme inhibitor LprI family protein encodes the protein MKKVMILVTSLMVVISSFAGYTSDMINRMEIKEKSVEKLFDGSNVEIKEGSSMILESWDDELNKVYKLLMSKLSKKEQVKLRNEERAWIKKRDKVAKEVADEFCGTVNGKKLCGTAYGLEYTQSLINSTKGRAIELSKRYEKLK